One Ferviditalea candida DNA window includes the following coding sequences:
- a CDS encoding ABC transporter permease subunit, whose translation MRVQVFHFGKGVIQQSATLMGVNIKKIYALTFAIGTALTGLSATLLIPMYPVHPTIGLNFVLMTFVIVVMGGMGSIPGALLGGLLIGIIETLSAYFFDPGWKQAVYFVVFILLLVVRPQGFFGQIGAEEL comes from the coding sequence GTGAGAGTACAAGTCTTTCATTTCGGGAAAGGGGTGATACAACAATCGGCGACCTTGATGGGAGTCAATATCAAAAAAATATATGCCTTGACTTTTGCGATCGGAACGGCTCTGACCGGACTCAGCGCCACTCTGTTGATTCCGATGTATCCGGTCCATCCGACAATCGGATTGAACTTCGTGCTCATGACCTTTGTCATCGTTGTGATGGGCGGCATGGGAAGCATTCCGGGAGCCTTGCTCGGCGGACTGCTGATAGGAATAATTGAAACACTGAGCGCTTACTTTTTTGATCCGGGCTGGAAGCAAGCGGTTTATTTTGTGGTCTTCATCTTATTGCTGGTAGTCAGGCCGCAGGGATTCTTCGGACAAATCGGAGCAGAGGAGTTGTAG
- a CDS encoding TRAP transporter large permease, giving the protein MTLIILAVVFIIFLFVGTPVSFVIGISSMTASFVDKGIPPSAITTKLVTGIDTFPIMAGAFFILAGELMSNGSITKRLIDFSKIIIGRIRGGTAQTSVLASVFFAGISGAAVADLAAVGSILTPAMKKEGYDDTFSTSLPVAASIVGPIIPPSVIMVFYAMATNSSIGALFLAGIVPGILMGLAIMAYTMYLSIKRKYPRNDEPFPGILQFLVIFRKAILVLFMPLIIVGGVLSGVFTATESGNIAVIYALFLSLIVYREYTFKQIYRIFVGSAVTISIALLVISTASSLAWILAVEQLPQRALSIFTGITDTPLYFLILLNIVLLIVGMFLDPGAAVILLAPMLLPLGEYFMIDPLHLAIIVILNLTIGLITPPVGVCLYVGSSIGKIPIEKVVKGVLPFVFIEILVLLFITFIPQISLFLPRLFGF; this is encoded by the coding sequence ATGACACTCATCATTCTGGCGGTTGTATTCATCATTTTTCTGTTTGTGGGTACTCCCGTTTCTTTTGTCATTGGAATCTCTTCAATGACAGCAAGCTTTGTAGATAAAGGGATTCCTCCTTCGGCAATCACAACCAAGCTGGTTACAGGAATTGACACCTTCCCCATCATGGCAGGCGCCTTTTTCATCTTGGCTGGAGAACTGATGAGCAACGGAAGCATTACCAAGCGTCTGATAGATTTTTCGAAGATCATCATCGGCAGAATCAGGGGAGGAACCGCTCAAACTTCTGTATTGGCAAGCGTTTTTTTTGCAGGGATCAGCGGCGCGGCCGTAGCGGATTTAGCTGCAGTCGGCTCGATTCTTACCCCGGCCATGAAAAAGGAAGGCTATGATGATACTTTCAGCACTTCGCTTCCGGTCGCTGCGTCTATTGTTGGGCCCATCATCCCTCCAAGCGTGATCATGGTGTTTTACGCCATGGCGACGAACTCCTCTATAGGGGCGTTGTTTCTGGCTGGCATTGTGCCGGGAATTTTGATGGGCCTTGCGATTATGGCATACACAATGTACCTTTCCATCAAAAGAAAATATCCCCGAAACGATGAACCGTTTCCGGGCATTCTTCAATTTCTGGTTATTTTTCGCAAAGCGATTTTGGTTCTGTTTATGCCGTTGATTATAGTGGGCGGTGTGCTGAGCGGGGTGTTCACCGCAACGGAATCGGGAAATATCGCGGTGATCTATGCATTGTTCCTTAGTTTAATTGTCTACAGGGAATATACCTTCAAGCAAATATATCGCATATTTGTAGGTTCTGCCGTAACGATTTCCATCGCCCTGCTGGTCATTTCAACCGCTTCCAGTCTGGCTTGGATTTTGGCCGTTGAACAGTTGCCGCAAAGAGCCTTGTCGATTTTCACCGGAATTACCGATACACCGCTTTATTTTTTAATCCTGCTGAATATTGTTCTATTAATTGTAGGAATGTTTCTGGATCCCGGCGCGGCAGTCATTTTACTGGCACCGATGCTTTTGCCGCTCGGTGAATATTTCATGATCGACCCGCTGCACTTGGCCATTATTGTCATTTTGAATCTGACAATTGGTTTGATTACTCCGCCTGTAGGGGTCTGCCTCTATGTCGGTTCATCGATTGGTAAAATTCCTATTGAAAAGGTCGTGAAGGGTGTTCTTCCGTTTGTTTTTATTGAAATCCTGGTTCTTCTATTCATTACTTTCATTCCTCAGATCAGTCTCTTTTTACCTAGACTATTTGGTTTTTAG
- a CDS encoding ABC transporter ATP-binding protein, translated as MIRVENCQPISDVPAYKRVEMGLVQVPEGRQLSPFLSVRENLEMGAYTQRARSNLKESLEKVFGLFPRLKEREKQLAGTMSGGEQQMCSIGRGLMFMPKLIVLDEPTLGLAPLLVKQIFTIVENLKQMGITVLLVEQNVRQSLQVADRSYMLSNGKVMTHGASQELLNSDEIRQGYLGI; from the coding sequence ATGATCAGGGTGGAAAACTGCCAGCCGATCAGTGACGTCCCCGCTTACAAGAGGGTGGAAATGGGTTTGGTTCAGGTTCCGGAAGGAAGGCAGCTGTCCCCGTTCTTATCGGTCAGGGAAAACCTCGAAATGGGCGCATATACGCAGCGGGCGAGATCGAATTTGAAAGAAAGTCTGGAAAAGGTGTTCGGGCTGTTTCCGAGATTGAAGGAACGGGAGAAACAGCTGGCCGGAACCATGTCGGGCGGAGAACAGCAGATGTGTTCGATAGGGCGGGGATTAATGTTCATGCCGAAATTGATCGTGTTGGATGAACCGACGCTGGGTCTTGCTCCGCTGCTTGTCAAACAGATCTTTACCATAGTTGAGAACCTGAAGCAAATGGGAATTACTGTGCTGCTGGTTGAACAAAACGTGCGGCAGTCCTTGCAGGTGGCCGACAGGTCCTACATGCTGAGCAACGGAAAGGTCATGACGCACGGGGCCTCGCAGGAGCTGCTGAACAGCGATGAAATCAGGCAAGGGTATTTGGGAATATGA
- a CDS encoding TRAP transporter small permease, producing MLEAFARKINRVVEFLLFIFLSVMTIVVALQVLFRYVINEPLFWTEELARYLMIYIVYMGASVGVRWGSHVGFTFFVGRISPALAKWLAIIANLGLLAFTLNFIYYGLQIALQNYDQLSGAMEIPMTYLFMVLPISGVLIIIQLLPHLERQFKELKELRNSVKSKRTRGGTP from the coding sequence ATGCTGGAGGCATTTGCGAGAAAGATCAATCGTGTTGTGGAGTTCCTGTTGTTTATCTTCTTGTCCGTAATGACGATTGTTGTAGCGCTTCAGGTTCTCTTCCGATATGTCATTAACGAGCCGCTGTTTTGGACCGAGGAATTAGCCAGATATCTGATGATTTACATTGTCTACATGGGAGCCAGTGTCGGTGTGCGCTGGGGCTCCCATGTGGGCTTCACCTTTTTTGTTGGCAGGATTTCTCCCGCATTGGCAAAATGGTTGGCCATCATTGCGAATTTGGGTTTACTCGCTTTTACCTTGAACTTTATTTATTATGGCCTTCAAATTGCCCTGCAAAATTATGACCAGCTTTCCGGGGCAATGGAAATTCCCATGACGTATCTGTTCATGGTGCTTCCAATTTCGGGAGTGCTCATTATTATTCAGCTGCTGCCGCATCTTGAGCGGCAATTCAAGGAATTGAAGGAGCTGCGGAATTCCGTTAAAAGCAAACGGACTCGGGGAGGTACGCCATGA
- a CDS encoding ABC transporter ATP-binding protein: protein MSQNGTLLEVSNLGKRFGGNWAIKGVNLEVRPGDILRIIGPNGAGKTTLFNMVTGFLKPTEGEVYFKGERLTGDKPEKISKKGIARTFQIVKPFGQLSVLDNIMVGALKHESKVPKAREKAREYADLVGLTPFLHVPASTLTIGNRKRLEVARALATQPELILLDEVMGGLNDAETVEMMRIVEALHQGGLTILIIEHNMHALMCLSKKVAVLCYGEKLAEGTPEEVSSNQDVIDAYLGSE, encoded by the coding sequence ATGTCTCAAAACGGAACATTGCTTGAAGTGAGCAATCTGGGCAAGCGTTTTGGCGGAAACTGGGCCATCAAAGGGGTGAATCTGGAGGTCCGGCCGGGAGATATTCTGAGGATCATCGGACCTAACGGGGCCGGAAAAACCACTTTGTTCAACATGGTCACCGGATTTTTAAAGCCTACGGAAGGGGAGGTTTATTTTAAAGGCGAGAGGCTGACCGGCGACAAACCCGAGAAGATCAGCAAAAAAGGGATTGCCCGCACCTTTCAGATTGTCAAACCGTTTGGACAGCTTTCCGTGCTGGACAATATTATGGTGGGTGCGCTGAAGCATGAAAGCAAGGTGCCGAAAGCAAGGGAGAAAGCTAGGGAATATGCGGATCTGGTCGGCTTGACCCCGTTTTTGCATGTTCCCGCCAGCACCTTGACGATCGGCAACCGCAAGCGCCTGGAAGTCGCGAGAGCGCTTGCGACACAGCCTGAGCTTATATTGCTCGATGAAGTCATGGGCGGCTTGAATGATGCCGAAACGGTGGAAATGATGAGGATTGTTGAAGCTCTGCATCAGGGAGGCTTGACTATCTTAATTATTGAGCACAACATGCATGCTTTGATGTGTTTGTCCAAAAAAGTCGCCGTCTTATGCTATGGTGAAAAGCTGGCAGAAGGAACCCCGGAAGAGGTCTCATCCAATCAAGATGTCATCGATGCTTATTTGGGGAGTGAATAG
- a CDS encoding branched-chain amino acid ABC transporter permease produces MKFFMRLPKFSYVLLGLLLLTLFTQSSYFLDIIIISFIWAAAAGAWNISGGYAGQFSLGHAGYLGVGAYTSTLLYIHFGLSPWIGMIVGGILAAVFAFVIGVVTFRLKGPFFTLSTIAFAELVYISVTQLRDITQGAMGLSIPFDTGVANFIFNEPRTYAVVAFVLMVLGYIISYVIQTSKLGYYLIAMREDTDAAQSLGVNITFVKLFSTSLSAFLTAIAGTFMAQYIMFIEPENILALSISIQIAMFAIVGGMNDASGPIIGALLLSPLGIFLRGYATEIAGLHLFIYGLILVLVVLYQPNGIVAGIEKLLKRKASKADWRGQDVSKRNIA; encoded by the coding sequence ATGAAGTTCTTCATGAGGTTGCCGAAATTCTCCTATGTTTTACTGGGTCTGCTGCTGCTGACCTTGTTCACTCAGTCCTCTTACTTTCTTGACATTATTATTATCAGCTTTATATGGGCCGCCGCGGCAGGGGCATGGAATATTTCCGGCGGCTATGCCGGACAATTCTCGCTGGGACACGCCGGGTACTTGGGAGTGGGGGCGTACACCTCGACCCTTTTGTATATCCATTTCGGACTTTCGCCTTGGATCGGCATGATTGTCGGAGGTATTCTGGCTGCCGTTTTCGCCTTTGTCATCGGTGTGGTGACTTTCCGGCTCAAAGGTCCGTTTTTCACGTTGTCGACCATCGCTTTTGCCGAGCTGGTTTACATCAGCGTCACGCAGCTCAGGGATATTACCCAGGGAGCGATGGGCCTCAGCATTCCTTTTGACACCGGGGTTGCCAATTTCATTTTTAACGAGCCAAGAACATATGCTGTTGTAGCGTTTGTTCTGATGGTGCTGGGTTACATCATTTCATATGTCATCCAAACCTCAAAATTGGGTTATTATCTGATTGCGATGCGTGAGGATACGGATGCGGCCCAATCCTTGGGAGTCAACATTACTTTTGTAAAGCTGTTCTCCACGTCGTTAAGCGCATTTTTAACGGCCATCGCCGGAACGTTCATGGCGCAGTATATCATGTTCATTGAACCTGAAAATATTCTTGCCCTGTCCATTTCCATTCAAATCGCCATGTTTGCCATTGTGGGGGGAATGAATGATGCGTCGGGCCCGATTATCGGAGCTTTGCTGCTCTCGCCCTTGGGCATATTCCTGCGCGGGTACGCGACGGAAATAGCGGGATTGCATCTGTTTATATACGGTCTGATTCTGGTCCTGGTCGTCTTGTATCAACCCAACGGAATCGTTGCCGGCATTGAAAAATTGCTCAAGAGAAAGGCGAGCAAAGCGGATTGGAGGGGGCAGGATGTCTCAAAACGGAACATTGCTTGA
- a CDS encoding glucose 1-dehydrogenase: MRLKDKVAVITGAGSGIGRKTAILFAEHGAKVTAADVNLETAEETCSMIKEQGGQCIAVKTDVSNARDIQEMLNTTLNAFGKLDILYNNAGIPMIAQSIEDVTEELFDRIMDVNVKGVFLGCKYAVPIFKMQGTGGVIISTASSAVSRPRPGQNIYAASKGTIVTLTRALAAELAEHQIRVAAINPVAVDTPMFYGFIGDRDEQEARASFKSTIPLGRMAQPEDIAYAALYLASDEASLVTGAIMDVDGGRGV, from the coding sequence GTGAGATTAAAAGACAAGGTTGCCGTAATAACTGGCGCGGGATCGGGGATCGGAAGAAAAACGGCGATTCTTTTTGCCGAACATGGGGCCAAAGTAACTGCTGCCGATGTGAATTTGGAGACTGCCGAAGAAACCTGCTCTATGATTAAGGAGCAGGGGGGGCAATGCATTGCAGTTAAAACAGATGTCAGCAATGCACGGGATATCCAAGAAATGCTGAACACAACTTTAAACGCGTTTGGAAAATTAGATATATTGTATAATAATGCCGGTATTCCGATGATCGCGCAGAGCATTGAGGATGTGACCGAGGAACTGTTTGACCGTATCATGGACGTGAACGTCAAAGGGGTTTTCCTCGGATGCAAATATGCCGTTCCCATATTCAAGATGCAGGGAACCGGTGGAGTTATTATCAGTACGGCATCGAGTGCTGTTTCCCGGCCCAGACCCGGCCAGAATATATATGCTGCCTCAAAAGGAACTATTGTCACTTTAACCAGGGCCTTGGCCGCAGAGCTGGCCGAACATCAGATTCGCGTTGCAGCCATTAATCCTGTGGCGGTGGATACTCCGATGTTCTACGGTTTCATTGGCGACCGTGACGAGCAAGAAGCAAGGGCAAGCTTCAAATCCACGATTCCTCTTGGCAGAATGGCCCAGCCCGAGGATATTGCTTACGCTGCTCTGTACCTGGCATCGGATGAAGCGTCACTGGTGACGGGGGCCATAATGGATGTAGATGGAGGACGAGGAGTATAA
- a CDS encoding TRAP transporter substrate-binding protein: MRVKSFFIMVLAAALSVLSIGCQMTQKVSETKTPSPSDTAKQESKPQAAVSHFEGVKPDYTFKFSLQEPATDNPEYNAAKAFKDYVESHTNGKIRIDLYPGAQLGKEKEIFQAVKAGNVDMGTAADGPLGSFVPETTVLAIPYLFKSAPIAWEVLNGSFGQELKNLILQKTGVNIIGLSQNGFRSFTNSKHPIHKLEDLQGLKIRVMENQLYIKMVNALGAHGVPMAGGDELYSALQQHVVDGQENPLDGIWSYKLYEPQPYITVDNHTFSSKFLFMNDKLLSSLPVDYRDIVKEAGSVWTTQLEGPKEQASVDAFYLLKQKVKEIYPLPASEQKRFKEKAQPAVIDWMKTQIDPVWIDKVQKAASDAEKKLYGTN; encoded by the coding sequence ATGAGGGTAAAATCGTTTTTTATCATGGTGCTCGCGGCTGCATTGAGCGTTCTTTCTATCGGGTGCCAAATGACTCAAAAAGTCAGCGAGACGAAAACACCAAGTCCAAGTGACACCGCGAAACAAGAAAGCAAACCGCAAGCTGCAGTATCGCATTTTGAGGGTGTGAAGCCTGATTATACCTTTAAATTTTCGCTGCAGGAGCCGGCAACAGATAATCCTGAATATAACGCTGCCAAAGCGTTTAAGGATTATGTGGAATCGCACACGAACGGCAAGATCCGGATTGACCTGTATCCCGGTGCCCAGTTAGGAAAGGAGAAGGAAATTTTCCAGGCGGTTAAAGCGGGCAATGTCGACATGGGCACTGCGGCAGATGGCCCTTTGGGAAGTTTTGTGCCTGAAACTACGGTGCTGGCCATACCTTATTTGTTTAAATCAGCCCCCATCGCTTGGGAAGTATTAAATGGAAGCTTTGGCCAGGAATTAAAAAATTTGATTCTGCAAAAAACCGGTGTCAACATCATTGGTTTATCGCAAAACGGGTTCCGTTCGTTTACAAACAGCAAACACCCCATACATAAACTAGAGGATTTGCAAGGACTGAAAATCAGAGTAATGGAAAATCAATTGTATATCAAGATGGTCAATGCTCTCGGTGCACACGGAGTCCCGATGGCCGGCGGCGATGAATTATACAGCGCCCTTCAGCAGCACGTTGTGGACGGACAGGAGAATCCCCTTGACGGAATATGGTCTTACAAACTCTATGAACCTCAACCTTATATCACGGTTGACAATCATACCTTCAGCAGCAAATTCCTGTTTATGAACGATAAATTGCTGTCATCCCTGCCTGTAGACTATCGGGATATCGTCAAAGAAGCGGGAAGTGTCTGGACGACTCAGCTCGAAGGGCCGAAGGAACAGGCCTCCGTGGATGCATTCTACCTTTTGAAGCAAAAAGTCAAAGAAATTTACCCGCTTCCTGCATCCGAGCAAAAGCGTTTCAAGGAAAAAGCCCAGCCTGCTGTCATCGATTGGATGAAGACGCAGATTGATCCGGTATGGATCGACAAAGTTCAGAAGGCCGCCAGTGATGCCGAGAAAAAGCTGTACGGTACGAATTAG